In Bacteroidia bacterium, a genomic segment contains:
- the uvrA gene encoding excinuclease ABC subunit UvrA, translating into MSQSREDQILILGAREHNLKNIDLTIPRKKLVVITGVSGSGKSSLAFDTLYAEGQRRYLESFSAYARQFLGDLKSPDVDKIDGLSPVIAIEQKTTSRNPRSTVGTVTEIYDLFRLLFARAADAISYKNGKKMVKMTDEQVVEAILEQFPEKKMHILAPLVRSRKGHYRELFENLAKHGYSRVRVDGEVMEIEKEMRLDRYKIHDIELVVDRIKIGQDNKRLFESISHAMKTGDGIVLLVDMESEQTHWYSRNLMDPESGISYDVPSPNTFSFNSPYGACPTCNGLGQIHEVDLDALVPDPQLSISRGAIAPLGEYRDIWMFRRLRKMAETLGFSMTTPFAELPEDIRNLILDGTKAGVATKFRSKFEGIKTFVSDQYHQSGSEKIKAWAEEFMKISTCPTCNGSRLKAESLYFQIAGKNIFDLSCMDISTLAAWLDDLENHLSERQKTIGVEVIKELRKRVGFLMQVGLDYLALDRPARSLSGGEAQRIRLATQIGSQLVNVLYILDEPSIGLHQRDNERLIQSLLELRDLGNSVLVVEHDKDTMLASDYIIDFGPGAGIYGGQIVAQGTPEEVLRIPCATSDYLSNRKRIEIPSERRKPTDLFIHLKGASGNNLKSVDLSLPLGVFNCITGVSGSGKSTLINETLFPIISQHLYRSKKKPMEYTAFEGMENINKVVRIDQAAIGRTPRSNPATYTGLFTFIRQLFASLPEAQARGYEIGRFSFNVKGGRCEECEGAGVQTIEMNFLPDVYVTCPKCQGKRYNRETLEVRYKGKSISDVLNMDISEALEFFDALPRIKRQLKTLHDVGLGYITLGQPATTLSGGEAQRIKISAELSRKDTGNTLYILDEPTTGLHFQDIQMLLAVLNQLVDRGNTVLVIEHNLDVIKVADYIVDLGPEGGKRGGEILVSGTPEEVAAFPDSFTGQFLAKELLNVQIG; encoded by the coding sequence ATGAGCCAAAGTCGTGAGGATCAAATCCTTATTCTCGGAGCGCGGGAGCATAATCTAAAAAATATTGACCTTACTATCCCCCGCAAAAAACTGGTGGTAATCACCGGTGTAAGTGGATCAGGGAAAAGTTCACTGGCCTTCGACACTTTGTATGCCGAAGGCCAGCGTCGTTATTTAGAGAGCTTTTCTGCCTATGCACGCCAGTTTCTTGGCGACCTCAAAAGCCCGGATGTCGATAAAATTGACGGACTAAGCCCGGTTATCGCCATTGAGCAAAAAACTACCTCGCGCAACCCGCGCTCTACAGTAGGTACGGTTACAGAGATTTATGACCTTTTTCGCCTGCTGTTTGCCCGGGCTGCGGATGCAATCAGTTACAAAAATGGGAAAAAAATGGTCAAAATGACAGACGAGCAGGTCGTCGAGGCCATCCTTGAGCAGTTTCCCGAAAAAAAAATGCATATTCTTGCTCCATTGGTCCGCTCGCGAAAAGGACACTACCGGGAGCTGTTTGAAAATCTCGCCAAACATGGCTACTCCCGTGTGCGGGTGGATGGCGAAGTCATGGAGATTGAAAAAGAAATGCGACTCGACCGATACAAAATCCACGATATCGAACTTGTCGTGGATCGGATAAAAATCGGACAAGACAACAAACGTTTATTTGAAAGCATATCCCACGCCATGAAAACTGGTGATGGAATCGTGCTGTTGGTTGATATGGAGTCTGAACAGACGCATTGGTACAGCCGGAACCTGATGGATCCGGAATCGGGTATCAGTTACGATGTTCCCTCCCCCAATACTTTTTCCTTCAACTCTCCTTATGGCGCATGTCCAACCTGTAATGGATTGGGGCAAATACACGAGGTGGATTTAGATGCGCTCGTACCAGATCCGCAGCTTTCTATCAGTCGTGGGGCGATAGCGCCTCTAGGCGAATACCGCGACATCTGGATGTTTCGCAGGCTCAGGAAAATGGCCGAAACGCTCGGGTTTTCCATGACGACGCCTTTTGCTGAGCTCCCCGAAGACATTCGCAATCTGATACTTGATGGTACCAAGGCCGGAGTCGCTACAAAGTTTCGCTCCAAATTTGAAGGAATTAAAACCTTCGTCTCCGATCAGTATCACCAGTCAGGCTCTGAAAAAATCAAAGCCTGGGCGGAGGAGTTTATGAAAATATCTACCTGCCCGACCTGTAATGGCAGCAGGCTGAAAGCAGAAAGTCTGTATTTCCAGATTGCAGGTAAAAATATCTTCGACCTCTCCTGCATGGACATCAGTACACTTGCTGCATGGCTCGATGACCTGGAAAATCATTTGTCAGAGCGCCAAAAAACGATTGGCGTGGAGGTTATCAAAGAACTTCGCAAACGTGTGGGTTTTCTGATGCAGGTAGGGCTGGATTATCTGGCACTTGACCGACCTGCCCGCTCCCTTTCAGGAGGCGAAGCGCAGCGCATTCGCCTGGCAACTCAAATCGGTTCACAACTCGTCAATGTACTCTATATTCTTGACGAACCCAGTATCGGACTTCATCAGCGCGACAATGAGCGGTTGATACAATCTCTCCTTGAACTTCGCGATCTCGGAAACTCGGTGCTCGTTGTTGAGCATGACAAAGACACGATGCTCGCCTCCGATTATATCATTGACTTTGGTCCCGGCGCTGGGATTTATGGCGGGCAGATTGTCGCCCAAGGTACGCCGGAGGAAGTGCTAAGAATTCCCTGTGCTACCTCTGATTATCTGTCCAACCGAAAAAGAATTGAAATTCCCTCCGAAAGGCGGAAACCCACAGACCTTTTTATTCACCTCAAGGGTGCATCCGGCAATAACCTGAAGTCGGTAGACCTTTCTCTTCCACTAGGTGTGTTTAACTGTATTACCGGCGTTTCAGGCAGTGGTAAATCTACGCTGATCAATGAAACCTTATTCCCGATCATCAGCCAGCACCTTTACCGCTCCAAGAAAAAGCCCATGGAATATACGGCTTTTGAGGGAATGGAAAATATCAACAAAGTTGTCAGAATTGATCAGGCGGCCATAGGGCGTACCCCCAGAAGTAATCCGGCAACTTATACGGGGCTGTTTACTTTTATTCGGCAGTTGTTTGCATCGCTTCCTGAAGCGCAGGCGCGAGGTTACGAAATCGGGCGATTTTCCTTCAACGTAAAAGGCGGAAGGTGTGAAGAATGTGAGGGAGCGGGGGTTCAGACTATTGAGATGAATTTTCTCCCCGATGTATATGTAACCTGTCCCAAATGCCAGGGAAAAAGATATAACCGGGAAACCCTCGAAGTTCGCTATAAAGGAAAATCTATCAGCGACGTCCTGAATATGGATATTTCCGAGGCATTGGAATTTTTTGATGCCCTTCCCCGAATCAAACGCCAGCTAAAAACACTGCACGATGTTGGGCTGGGCTATATTACCCTTGGGCAACCAGCTACAACACTTTCCGGAGGCGAAGCACAGCGGATCAAAATATCCGCCGAACTTTCCCGGAAAGATACCGGCAATACCTTATATATTCTCGACGAACCTACTACCGGTCTTCACTTTCAGGACATTCAAATGTTGCTGGCTGTGCTCAACCAATTGGTAGACAGAGGAAATACCGTGCTGGTGATCGAACATAACCTGGATGTAATCAAAGTCGCCGACTATATTGTGGACCTTGGACCCGAAGGCGGGAAAAGGGGCGGTGAAATACTGGTATCAGGTACTCCTGAAGAAGTAGCAGCATTTCCGGATTCATTTACCGGCCAGTTTCTCGCTAAAGAACTTTTGAATGTACAGATAGGGTAG
- a CDS encoding RHS repeat-associated core domain-containing protein has protein sequence MRQKVFGNGGSATTLETDYVGPFHYEDSDGDGSSATTAILFFSHEEGRVRRAGEELIYETFLKDHLGNVRVMFADMNGDGAVSPDPVNGEVLQIEHFYPFGLRMAGLSLVPAVKNSYLFTGKETQDELSLGWIDFGARMYDAASSRWNGVDVLGEKYTAWSPYHYAYNNPALFIDPDGNSGVVSISVRGDGKIVLTFSSTLHVRGEVSDETIANMNRELNRYLNTQSVEYDENIVIAFQVNAVRENLDEFDPAKDNFVDIVPGANHMRISDWKLERMDPEKDEADVRVWPGRNIKLTQQNADGVIDPYQKEGSNTLPHEVLHAFGILDRYAGPQPDRGYDDDMMGQGKRTYLRNPEQFQGIVELAKSAQEKSQAIFYINSASEGVVNYNLSKVSVKQKSGKLPQK, from the coding sequence TTGCGACAGAAGGTCTTTGGCAATGGAGGCAGTGCTACGACTTTGGAGACCGACTACGTCGGGCCGTTTCATTACGAGGACTCGGATGGCGACGGTTCTTCTGCCACGACGGCAATCCTTTTCTTTTCCCATGAGGAGGGGCGGGTAAGAAGAGCGGGAGAAGAGCTGATCTATGAAACCTTCCTGAAAGACCACCTCGGCAATGTCCGTGTGATGTTCGCCGATATGAATGGCGATGGGGCGGTCAGTCCTGACCCGGTGAATGGAGAAGTTTTGCAGATTGAGCATTTTTACCCGTTTGGATTGAGAATGGCGGGGCTTTCGCTCGTGCCTGCGGTGAAGAATAGCTACCTTTTTACCGGGAAGGAAACCCAAGACGAACTCTCTTTGGGCTGGATAGACTTTGGGGCGCGGATGTATGATGCGGCGAGTAGCCGGTGGAATGGGGTGGATGTGTTGGGGGAGAAATACACGGCTTGGAGTCCGTATCATTATGCCTATAACAACCCGGCGTTATTCATAGATCCCGATGGGAATTCCGGAGTTGTTTCGATTTCCGTTCGCGGTGATGGAAAAATTGTCTTGACGTTTTCCTCTACCCTTCATGTCAGAGGAGAGGTTTCCGATGAAACAATCGCCAATATGAACCGCGAACTCAACCGCTATTTGAATACGCAGTCGGTGGAATATGACGAAAACATTGTGATTGCGTTTCAGGTTAATGCAGTCCGAGAGAATTTAGATGAATTTGACCCGGCGAAAGACAATTTCGTGGATATTGTTCCCGGAGCAAATCATATGAGAATTTCGGATTGGAAATTGGAACGAATGGACCCAGAAAAGGACGAAGCCGATGTTCGGGTATGGCCGGGTAGAAATATAAAACTTACCCAACAAAATGCCGATGGAGTCATTGACCCATACCAAAAGGAAGGATCGAATACATTACCCCACGAAGTGCTCCACGCTTTTGGCATTTTAGACCGGTACGCAGGGCCGCAGCCCGACCGGGGGTATGATGACGATATGATGGGACAGGGAAAACGAACGTACCTGAGGAATCCGGAGCAATTTCAGGGAATTGTCGAATTGGCTAAAAGTGCGCAGGAAAAAAGTCAAGCTATTTTTTACATTAACAGTGCTTCTGAAGGGGTAGTCAATTATAATTTGAGTAAGGTTTCTGTAAAACAGAAATCAGGAAAACTTCCACAAAAATAA